In one window of Aphidius gifuensis isolate YNYX2018 linkage group LG4, ASM1490517v1, whole genome shotgun sequence DNA:
- the LOC122855480 gene encoding uncharacterized protein LOC122855480 has product MWSIMLRCIVVLSFLVTTKGQSYDLSDDELVDRVNFEVENLKPSRKRADYNEQLIHQDNQENIYSVPSQYLEPPAKFYSRSINDFPFEETSTDSTIKNQDLSTASSYDTSTIKTLKIYEITSFNSSTTYRQNHDDDDFETKTSTDSTENNNIKNNFGGSIDSSDSIGNKEKNTWKNDYQSSAPRDKINSIRTSFSRGNQRYQDNIGETINKKNNWQRPVNNWKEKSNQQINNYKFQDRDSGAAPGTPDYPINYEHIYYKLQNNNGRFPCPQKLTTHFYLADRLSRCQIFYVCYGNRGNGVPMICPNGTLFNEKLQVCDWWYNVTC; this is encoded by the exons atgtgGAGTATTATGTTGCGGTGCATTGTTGTTTTAA gtTTTTTGGTAACAACAAAAGGACAAAGTTATGATCTATCAGATGATGAATTAGTTGATCGAGTTAATTTTgaagttgaaaatttaaaaccaaGTAGAAAACGTGCTGATTATAATGAACAATTGATACATCAAgataatcaagaaaatatatattcagtaCCATCTCAATATCTTGAACCACCagctaaattttattctagatcaataaatgattttcCCTTTGAAGAAACAAGCACTGATTcgacaattaaaaatcaagatttatcaacagcatcatcatACGATACCTCGACAATAAAAAcactaaaaatttatgaaataacaTCGTTcaattcatcaacaacataCAGAcaaaatcatgatgatgatgatttcgAAACTAAAACTTCAACAGATTcaacagaaaataataatattaaaaataattttggtgGATCTATTGATTCTTCTGATTCGATTggtaataaagaaaaaaatacttggaaAAATGATTATCAATCGTCGGCTCCaagagataaaattaattcaatcagGACAAGTTTTTCACGGGGAAATCAGAGATATCAGGATAACATTGGtgagacaataaataaaaaaaataattggcaaAGACCAGTTAATAATTGGAAAGAAAAATcgaatcaacaaataaataattacaaatttcaaG atagAGACAGTGGAGCTGCACCAGGTACACCAGATTATCCAATAAATTACgaacatatttattataaattacaaaataataatggaagATTTCCGTGTCctcaaaaattaacaacacatTTTTATCTTGCTGATCGTTTATCAAGATGTCag ATTTTTTATGTGTGTTATGGAAATAGAGGAAATGGTGTGCCAATGATTTGTCCAAATGGTACattgtttaatgaaaaattacaagtttGTGATTGGTGGTATAATGtaacttgttaa